One Setaria viridis chromosome 3, Setaria_viridis_v4.0, whole genome shotgun sequence DNA window includes the following coding sequences:
- the LOC117850004 gene encoding glutamate--cysteine ligase A, chloroplastic yields MAVASRLAVARVSPDGAAAGRRRGRPTGFAAVGLPAAAARRGRRRGGAVAASPPTEEAVQMTEPLTKDDLVAYLASGCKPKENWRIGTEHEKFGFEVDTLRPINYNQIRDILNGLAERFSWDKIMEENNVIGLKQGKQSISLEPGGQFELSGAPLETLHQTCAEVNSHLYQVKAVGEEMGIGFLGLGFQPKWALSDIPIMPKGRYEIMRNYMPKVGTLGHDMMFRTCTVQVNLDFSSEQDMIRKFRAGLALQPIATAIFANSPFKEGKPNGFLSLRSHIWTDTDNNRAGMLPFVFDDSFGFERYVDYALDVPMYFVYRNKKYIDCTGMSFRDFMQGKLPQVPGELPTLNDWENHLTTIFPEVRLKRYLEMRGADGGPWRRLCALPAFWVGLLYDEESLQSILDMTFDWTKEEREMLRRKVPVTGFKTPFRDGYVRHLAEEVLTLAKNGLERRGYKEVGFLREVEQVVSTGVTPAERLLNLYETKWQRNVDHVFQHLLY; encoded by the exons CGGGGTTCGCGGCGGTCGGgctcccggcggccgccgccaggagagggaggaggcgcggcggggccGTGGCGGCGAGCCCGCCGACGGAGGAGGCCGTGCAGATGACGGAGCCCCTCACCAAGGATGACCTCGTCGCGTACCTGGCCTCCGGGTGCAAGCCCAAGGAGAATTGGAG aattGGAACGGAGCATGAGAAGTTTGGTTTTGAAGTTGACACATTACGCCCTATAAACTACAATCAGATTCGTGACATACTGAATGGGCTCGCTGAGAGATTTTCTTGGGACAAGATAATGGAAGAAAACAATGTTATCGGCCTGAAGCAG GGAAAGCAAAGCATCTCTCTAGAACCTGGTGGCCAATTTGAACTTAGTGGTGCTCCCCTTGAAACATTACATCAGACTTGCGCTGAGGTCAATTCACATCTTTATCAG GTCAAAGCAGTTGGAGAGGAAATGGGAATAGGATTTCTTGGACTTGGCTTTCAGCCAAAATGGGCACTGAGTGATATACCAATAATGCCAAAG GGAAGATACGAAATAATGAGGAATTACATGCCTAAAGTTGGTACTCTTGGCCATGATATGATGTTTCGGACATGTACTGTGCAG GTTAATCTTGACTTCAGTTCAGAACAGGATATGATAAGGAAATTTCGTGCTGGCCTCGCCTTGCAGCCT ATTGCAACAGCGATATTTGCCAATTCTCCCTTTAAAGAAGGAAAGCCAAATGGATTTCTCAGCTTAAGGAG CCATATCTGGACAGATACTGATAACAACCGTGCAGGAATGCTCCCTTTTGTTTTTGATGACTCATTTGG ATTTGAGCGATATGTGGATTATGCATTGGATGTCCCAATGTATTTTGTGTATCGAAATAAGAAGTATATTGACTGCACCGGAATGTCATTTCGG GATTTTATGCAAGGAAAGCTTCCACAAGTTCCTGGGGAGTTGCCTACTCTTAATGATTGGGAGAACCATCTAACAACAATTTTTCCCGAG GTTAGGTTAAAGAGATACCTTGAGATGAGAGGTGCTGATGGTGGCCCGTGGAGGAGATTGTGTGCTTTGCCTGCATTTTGG GTTGGGCTGTTATACGATGAGGAATCGTTACAAAGCATTTTGGACATGACTTTTGATTGGACAAAGGAGGAACGAGAGATGCTAAGACGGAAG GTACCGGTGACTGGTTTTAAGACACCATTTCGTGATGGATATGTAAGACATTTAGCTGAAGAAGTTCTAACATTGGCTAAG AATGGATTAGAAAGAAGAGGGTACAAGGAGGTTGGTTTCTTGAGAGAGGTTGAGCAAGTGGTGAGCACAG GAGTGACACCTGCCGAGAGGCTTCTGAATCTATACGAGACCAAGTGGCAACGCAACGTGGACCATGTTTTCCAGCACTTGCTATACTGA
- the LOC117850888 gene encoding acetylornithine aminotransferase, mitochondrial — MNSLQSFLAVAPVAAKPASSRVPGAGSRIARPSSRRARVSACLAAEAPPPPPTAGAGAARRELTAASLAVMEDEARYLVGTYNRSRVVLEAGRGCKVYDLDGREYLDMAAGIAVTSLGHGEPEVTATIGQQSGTLIHVSNVYYTRAQVALAKRLVESSFADRAFFANSGTEANEAAIKFSRKFQRVAHPDSDDPPSEFLAFTNCFHGRTMGSVALTSKSQYREPFAPVMPGGTFVEYGNLQEAKKVIQSGRLAAVFVEPVQGEGGIHSATQEFLQGLREACDEAGALLVFDEVQCGLGRTGYLWAHEAYGVAPDIMTLAKPLANGLPIGAVLVKEKVAAAINYGDHGTTFGGGPLVCKTALTVLDKIQKPGFLAEVSKKGENFKQLLRTKLSGNPHVKEVRGVGLIVGIELDVPAGPLVDACLDAGVIVLTAGKGNVVRLVPPLIISEKELEQAADVIRDCLPALDAASS, encoded by the exons ATGAACTCGCTCCAGTccttcctcgccgtcgcgcccgtcgccgccaaGCCGGCGTCCTCCCGCGTCCCTGGCGCGGGATCGCGGATCGCCCGTCCGTcgtcccgccgcgcccgcgtctCGGCCTGCctcgcggcggaggcgccgccgccgcccccgaccgcgggggccggggcggcgcggcgggagcTCACGGCGGCGAGCCTGGCCGTGATGGAGGACGAGGCGCGGTACCTCGTGGGCACCTACAACCGCTCCCGCGTCGTCCTCGAGGCCGGCCGCGGCTGCAAGGTCTACGACCTCGACGGCCGCGAGTACCTCGACATGGCCGCCGGCATCGCCGTCACCTCGCTCGGCCACGGCGAGCCGGAAGTGACCGCCACCATCGGGCAGCAGAGCGGCACCCTCATCCACGTCAGCAACGTCTACTACACCAGGGCGCAG GTTGCGCTCGCCAAGCGGCTCGTGGAGTCCTCCTTCGCGGACCGTGCCTTCTTCGCCAACTCCGGCACGGAGGCCAACGAGGCGGCCATCAAGTTCTCCCGCAAGTTCCAGCGGGTCGCGCACCCCGACAGCGACGATCCGCCATCCGAGTTCCTGGCCTTCACCAACTGCTTCCATGGCCGGACCATGGGCTCGGTCGCGCTCACCAGCAAGTCGCAGTACCGGGAACCGTTCGCGCCCGTCATGCCTGGCGGGACCTTCGTGGAGTACGGCAACCTGCAGGAGGCCAAGAAGGTGATACAGTCCGGCAGGCTCGCCGCTGTGTTCGTGGAGCCCGTGCAGGGTGAGGGTGGCATTCATAGTGCCACCCAGGAGTTCTTGCAGGGGCTGCGGGAGGCATGTGACGAGGCTGGAGCTCTCTTGGTCTTTGATGAG GTGCAATGTGGTTTGGGGCGCACAGGTTACCTCTGGGCACATGAGGCGTATGGAGTAGCACCGGACATTATGACCTTAGCAAAGCCACTAGCGAATGGTCTCCCGATCGGCGCTGTCTTGGTTAAGGAAAAGGTTGCTGCAGCCATAAACTACGGCGACCATGGTACAACATTCGGTGGTGGCCCTCTTGTCTGCAAGACTGCACTAACAGTATTGGACAAAATCCAGAAACCTGGTTTCTTGGCTGAGGTGTCCAAGAAAGGAGAGAACTTCAAGCAGCTTCTCCGCACCAAGCTGAGCGGAAACCCACACGTAAAGGAGGTCCGTGGTGTTGGCCTCATTGTCGGCATCGAGCTAGATGTACCGGCTGGTCCTCTGGTCGATGCATGCCTTGATGCTGGTGTCATAGTGCTGACAGCTGGGAAAGGCAATGTTGTGAGGCTCGTGCCGCCACTCATCATCTCAGAGAAGGAGCTGGAGCAAGCCGCCGATGTTATAAGGGACTGTCTACCGGCGCTTGATGCTGCATCTTCTTAA
- the LOC117848143 gene encoding endoglucanase 14-like has translation MAFTVTMLAWGVVEYARPLAAAGELRNALAAVRWAADYLARAHAAAETLYVQVGDGDSDHSCWQRPEDMDTPRTAYSVDASRPGSDVAAETAAALAAAAVAFRRLDGGYSAMLLGHAEQLFRFAKNRRGLYHNSVPGAAKFYPSSGDELIWAAVWLFVATGGADYKAFILGDGNSGGVQSALSWYNKFLGAQALLILDGKLPDAGNPAAMKRSLEQFLCNVAQHGGGAKLSPGGMLWTQPWNNLQFVTSAAFVAAAHADHLAGASLRCGGWAALPPPQLLSFAWSQADYILGANPGQMSYMVGFGARFPERVHHRGASVPSIKSSPGKITCKGGFDYFSRSTPNPNVLVGAIVGGPDGNDQYSDSRENF, from the exons ATGGCGTTCACCGTGACGATGCTGGCGTGGGGCGTCGTCGAGTACGCGCGGCcgctcgcggcggcgggggagctccgGAACGCGCTGGCCGCCGTCCGCTGGGCCGCGGACTACCTGGCCCGGGCGCACGCCGCCGCGGAGACCCTCTACGTGcaggtcggcgacggcgactcCGACCACTCGTGCTGGCAGCGCCCCGAGGACATGGACACGCCGCGGACGGCATACAGCGTCGACGCCTCCCGCCCGGGATCTGACGTCGCAGCCGAgacggccgccgcgctcgccgcggccgccgtcgcgttCCGGCGGCTCGACGGCGGATACAGCGCGATGCTCCTCGGGCACGCCGAGCAG CTGTTCCGTTTCGCCAAGAACCGCCGTGGCCTCTACCACAACAGCGTGCCGGGGGCTGCAAAATTCTATCCTAGCAGCGGCGACGAG CTGATCTGGGCTGCAGTCTGGCTCTTCGTCGCCACCGGTGGTGCAGACTACAAGGCCTTCATCCTCGGCGACGGCAACAGCGGCGGAGTGCAGTCAGCGCTGTCATGGTACAACAAGTTCCTCGGCGCTCAGGCACTG CTTATCCTCGACGGGAAGCTGCCCGACGCCGGCAACCCGGCGGCGATGAAGCGCAGCCTGGAGCAGTTCCTCTGCAACGTGgcgcagcacggcggcggcgccaagcTCAGCCCCGGCGGCATGCTCTGGACGCAGCCCTGGAACAACCTGCAGTTCGTGACGTCGGCGGcgttcgtcgccgccgcgcacgccgaCCACCTGGCGGGCGCCTCGCTCCGGTGCGGCGGCTGGGcggctctgccgccgccgcagctcctcTCGTTCGCGTGGTCGCAGGCGGACTACATCCTCGGCGCCAACCCGGGGCAGATGAGCTACATGGTCGGGTTCGGGGCGAGGTTCCCGGAGCGGGTGCACCACCGCGGCGCGTCGGTGCCGTCCATCAAGTCCAGCCCCGGCAAGATCACCTGCAAGGGCGGGTTCGACTACTTCAGCAGGAGCACGCCCAACCCCAACGTGCTCGTCGGCGCCATCGTCGGAGGGCCCGACGGGAACGACCAGTACAGCGACTCCCGGGAGAACTTCTAG